From a region of the Calliphora vicina chromosome 4, idCalVici1.1, whole genome shotgun sequence genome:
- the TpnT gene encoding troponin T, skeletal muscle isoform X6, which produces MRSTLPKRRRRLSKRSRKSRRSKSKKPPQTPAEGEGDPEFIKRQDQKRSDLDDQLKEYINEWRKQRAKEEDELKKLKEKQAKRKVTRAEEEQKMAQRKKEEEERRVREVEEKKQREIEEKRQRLEEAEKKRQAMLQAMKDKDKKGPNFTIAKKDQGVLGLSSAAMERNKTKEQLEEEKKISLSFRIKPLAIEGLGESALRDKAQELWELIVKLETEKYDLEERQKRQDYDLKELKERQKQQLRHKALKKGLDPEALTGKYPPKIQVASKYERRVDTRSYDDKKKLFEGGWEEIGKEVNEKIWNEKKEQHSGRQKSKLPKWFGERPGKKAGEPETPDGEEDAKADDDIVEDEDEVEEEVVEEEEEEGEEEEEEEEEEEEEEEEEEEEEEEEEEEEEEEEEE; this is translated from the exons ATGAGGAGTACAC TTCCGAAGAGGAGGAGGAGGTTGTCGAAGAGGTCGAGGAAGTCGAGGAGGTCAAAGAGTAA AAAACCTCCACAAACACCAGCCGA AGGTGAGGGTGATCCAGAGTTCATCAAACGTCAGGATCAAAAGCGCTCTGACCTCGATGATCAGTTGAAAGAATACATCAACGAATGGCGCAAACAGAGAGCAAAGGAAGAAGATGAGTTGAAGAAACTCAAGGAGAAGCAAGCCAAGCGCAAGGTCACCCGTGCTGAAGAAGAACAAAAGATGGCTCAGCGCAAGAAGGAGGAGGAAGAACGCCGCGTTCGCGAAGTTGAAGAAAAGAAACAACGCGAAATCGAAGAGAAGCGTCAACGTCTCGAAGAGGCCGAAAAGAAACGTCAAGCCATGCTCCAAGCCATGAAGGACAAGGACAAGAAGGGCCCCAACTTCACCATTGCCAAGAAGGATCAAGGCGTG ttGGGTCTCTCCTCCGCCGCCATGGAACGTAACAAGACTAAGGAACAACTCGAAGAAGAGAAGAAGATCTCTTTGTCGTTCCGTATTAAGCCCCTTGCCATTGAAGGTTTGGGTGAATCCGCCTTGCGCGATAAGGCCCAAGAATTGTGGGAACTTATTGTCAAATTGGAAACTGAAAAGTACGATTTGGAAGAAAGGCAGAAACGTCAGGACTACGAT ttgaaAGAATTGAAGGAAAGACAAAAACAACAGCTCAGGCACAAAGCCTTGAAGAAGGGTCTCGACCCCGAAGCTTTGACTGGCAAATACCCGCCCAAGATTCAAGTCGCCTCCAAATACGAAAGACGTGTAGATACCCGCTCTTACGATGACAAGAAGAAACTCTTCGAAGGT GGCTGGGAAGAAATCGGCAAAGAGGTCAATGAAAAGATCTGGAACGAAAAGAAGGAACAACACTCCGGCCgccaaaaat CCAAATTGCCCAAGTGGTTCGGCGAAAGACCCGGCAAAAAGGCTGGTGAACCCGAAACACCCGACGGTGAGGAAGATGCCAAGGCTGACGATGACATCGTCGAGGATGAAGATGAAGTCGAAGAGGAGGTTGTTGAAGAAGAGGAAGAAGAAGGCGAGGAAgaagaagaggaggaggaagaagaagaagaggaggaagaagaagaggaagaagaagaagaggaagaagaagaagaggaggaagaagaagaggaagaataa
- the TpnT gene encoding troponin T, skeletal muscle isoform X4 produces the protein MSDDEEYTSEEEEEVVEEVEEVEEVKEKPPQTPAEGEGDPEFIKRQDQKRSDLDDQLKEYINEWRKQRAKEEDELKKLKEKQAKRKVTRAEEEQKMAQRKKEEEERRVREVEEKKQREIEEKRQRLEEAEKKRQAMLQAMKDKDKKGPNFTIAKKDQGLGLSSAAMERNKTKEQLEEEKKISLSFRIKPLAIEGLGESALRDKAQELWELIVKLETEKYDLEERQKRQDYDLKELKERQKQQLRHKALKKGLDPEALTGKYPPKIQVASKYERRVDTRSYDDKKKLFEGGWEEIGKEVNEKIWNEKKEQHSGRQKSKLPKWFGERPGKKAGEPETPDGEEDAKADDDIVEDEDEVEEEVVEEEEEEGEEEEEEEEEEEEEEEEEEEEEEEEEEEEEEEEEE, from the exons ATGTCCGACGATGAGGAGTACAC TTCCGAAGAGGAGGAGGAGGTTGTCGAAGAGGTCGAGGAAGTCGAGGAGGTCAAAGA AAAACCTCCACAAACACCAGCCGA AGGTGAGGGTGATCCAGAGTTCATCAAACGTCAGGATCAAAAGCGCTCTGACCTCGATGATCAGTTGAAAGAATACATCAACGAATGGCGCAAACAGAGAGCAAAGGAAGAAGATGAGTTGAAGAAACTCAAGGAGAAGCAAGCCAAGCGCAAGGTCACCCGTGCTGAAGAAGAACAAAAGATGGCTCAGCGCAAGAAGGAGGAGGAAGAACGCCGCGTTCGCGAAGTTGAAGAAAAGAAACAACGCGAAATCGAAGAGAAGCGTCAACGTCTCGAAGAGGCCGAAAAGAAACGTCAAGCCATGCTCCAAGCCATGAAGGACAAGGACAAGAAGGGCCCCAACTTCACCATTGCCAAGAAGGATCAAGGC ttGGGTCTCTCCTCCGCCGCCATGGAACGTAACAAGACTAAGGAACAACTCGAAGAAGAGAAGAAGATCTCTTTGTCGTTCCGTATTAAGCCCCTTGCCATTGAAGGTTTGGGTGAATCCGCCTTGCGCGATAAGGCCCAAGAATTGTGGGAACTTATTGTCAAATTGGAAACTGAAAAGTACGATTTGGAAGAAAGGCAGAAACGTCAGGACTACGAT ttgaaAGAATTGAAGGAAAGACAAAAACAACAGCTCAGGCACAAAGCCTTGAAGAAGGGTCTCGACCCCGAAGCTTTGACTGGCAAATACCCGCCCAAGATTCAAGTCGCCTCCAAATACGAAAGACGTGTAGATACCCGCTCTTACGATGACAAGAAGAAACTCTTCGAAGGT GGCTGGGAAGAAATCGGCAAAGAGGTCAATGAAAAGATCTGGAACGAAAAGAAGGAACAACACTCCGGCCgccaaaaat CCAAATTGCCCAAGTGGTTCGGCGAAAGACCCGGCAAAAAGGCTGGTGAACCCGAAACACCCGACGGTGAGGAAGATGCCAAGGCTGACGATGACATCGTCGAGGATGAAGATGAAGTCGAAGAGGAGGTTGTTGAAGAAGAGGAAGAAGAAGGCGAGGAAgaagaagaggaggaggaagaagaagaagaggaggaagaagaagaggaagaagaagaagaggaagaagaagaagaggaggaagaagaagaggaagaataa